From the Solanum stenotomum isolate F172 chromosome 4, ASM1918654v1, whole genome shotgun sequence genome, one window contains:
- the LOC125862815 gene encoding E3 ubiquitin-protein ligase UPL5-like gives MIDSDNNHGITRKRKRTDQTPIQFFVRSLSKTETLVIRGYSNDSIEVTKNKIRMITGMPEDHQQLIYNGRQLSCQSETLAFYNIQNDTTIHLVGKMPSTYHLQTWKITNEIILKISTIMESDYVCSASDLKAMGMLVRQFTDKAYNHIHLFISSSAPADLVMMYMSPDNAKKDVADESIRRFINSLMSTDLYIKRYSECARLILVFCKLLRRVVGLEDPLYSFCRSSIREIVEAVGIARCKKNVANELLALNDVFMFVREVVVADLSRDLELSMGSTEFAGLSLMSIVRDFTEYMYLVRALMQQPFDCPSDEAVYDREYIESLHHILSDLHIVLYDLLDKIERCLRKLEDQLRLIDEDGRLIVSWLSQYLVILKELNNISKLFNNSEVFWQKLSKQKFSLCFLIEMFAKNFEGYRWIIEHKEVTNFKVRRHFTMRMLEEARSGNKEESYEMLIDRSDLLEASFEYIVDQDPALLRGDLLMQFKHEEAIGSGVLREWFFLVCRELFNPHKALFVACPNDRRRFFPNSASKVDPLHLEYFTFCGRMIALALMHKIQIGVVFDRVFFLQLAGEDISLEDIRDADPTLYSSCKQILEMDPETVDQDILSLTFAYDVEELGSRTTVELQPNGKDVVVNSKNRKEFVNLLIQHRFVTSIASQIAHFSQGFSDITTSNIKTSLFRSLYLEDLDKMLDGSGTAISVEDWKAHTDYNGYEENDQQISWFWKIVKCMSAEQRKVLLFFWTSIRYLPLEGFRGLDSRLCISRTSGSCEQLPSAQTCLYLLRVPPYFNRVMMQNQLEMITQEHIGCSFGNL, from the exons ATGATTGACAGTGATAACAACCACGGTATCACCAGAAAACGAAAGAGAACTGATCAAACTCCGATTCAGTTCTTCGTTCGTTCTTTATCCAAAACAGAAACCTTAGTTATTCGAGGTTATTCTAATGACTCCATAGAagtaactaaaaataaaatcagaatGATCACTGGTATGCCCGAAGATCACCAGCAACTAATCTATAACGGAAGACAACTCTCCTGTCAATCGGAGACATTGGCATTTTACAACATTCAGAATGATACAACTATTCATTTGGTTGGTAAAATGCCAAGCACGTATCATCTGCAGACATGGAAAATCACAAAtgagataattttaaaaatctccaCGATTATGGAAAGTGATTATGTCTGCAGTGCTTCGGATTTGAAGGCTATGGGAATGTTAGTGAGACAGTTTACTGATAAAGCATATAACCATATACATTTATTCATTTCCTCGTCTGCTCCTGCAGACTTGGTAATGATGTACATGTCTCCAGATAATGCTAAGAAAGATGTTGCTGATGAATCCATTCGTAGATTCATCAATTCATTGATGAGTACTGATTTGTATATAAAGAGATACAGTGAATGTGCTCGATTGATATTAGTGTTCTGTAAGTTACTGAGAAGAGTTGTTGGGCTTGAGGATCCCTTGTATAGCTTTTGTCGGAGTAGTATAAGGGAAATAGTAGAGGCCGTTGGGATTGCAAGGTGCAAGAAGAATGTTGCTAATGAATTGTTAGcattgaatgatgtttttatgtTTGTTCGTGAGGTTGTAGTTGCTGATTTATCGCGTGACTTAGAATTGAGTATGGGATCAACTGAGTTTGCGGGGTTATCACTGATGAGCATTGTGCGTGATTTTACTGAGTACATGTACTTGGTGAGGGCATTGATGCAACAACCTTTTGACTGTCCAAGCGATGAAGCAGTGTATGACAGAGAGTACATTGAGAGCTTGCATCACATTTTATCTGACTTACATATCGTTTTATATGATTTGCTAGATAAAATAGAGCGGTGCTTAAGGAAATTGGAAGATCAGCTGAGATTGATCGATGAAGATGGCAGGCTTATCGTATCGTGGCTGTCTCAGTATCTTGTTATACTGAAAGAGTTAAACAACATTTCTAAGTTGTTTAACAACTCGGAGGTCTTTTGGCAGAAGTTGAGTAAACAAAAATTTTCACTGTGCTTTCTAATCGAGATGTTTGCAAAGAATTTTGAAGGTTATCGGTGGATCATTGAGCACAAGGAGGTAACCAATTTCAAAGTACGGAGACATTTCACAATGAGGATGCTTGAAGAAGCTAGATCCGGAAACAAGGAGGAGTCATATGAGATGCTCATCGATAGGTCCGACTTGTTGGAGGCATCTTTTGAGTATATTGTAGATCAGGATCCTGCATTGCTGCGAGGCGATCTGTTAATGCAATTCAAACATGAAGAAGCTATTGGGTCCGGAGTGTTGAGAGAGTGGTTCTTCTTGGTATGTCGAGAGTTGTTCAATCCTCACAAAGCTCTCTTTGTTGCTTGTCCAAATGATCGAAGAAGGTTTTTTCCAAATTCAG CATCTAAGGTGGATCCATTACACCTCGAGTATTTCACCTTCTGTGGTAGAATGATTGCATTGGCATTAATGCATAAAATACAAATCGGAGTTGTATTTGACCGTGTATTTTTCTTGCAATTGGCTGGAGAGGATATTTCATTGGAGGATATTCGGGATGCAGATCCCACCTTATACAGTAGCTGCAAGCAGATACTCGAGATGGATCCTGAGACGGTGGATCAAGATATACTTAGCTTGACCTTCGCTTATGATGTTGAAGAATTGGGGTCCAGAACAACAGTTGAGCTTCAGCCCAATGGGAAAGATGTTGTTGTGAACAGTAAGAATAGAAAGGAGTTTGTTAATCTCCTTATTCAACATCGTTTTGTCACATCAATTGCTTCACAGATAGCTCATTTTTCTCAAGGGTTTTCAGATATAACTACCTCAAATATCAAAACTTCCTTGTTTCGGAGTTTATATCTTGAAGATCTTGACAAAATGCTTGATGGGAGTGGAACTGCTATTTCTGTTGAAGATTGGAAAGCACATACAGATTACAATGGATACGAAGAAAATGATCAGCAAATATCCTGGTTCTGGAAG ATAGTGAAGTGTATGTCTGCTGAGCAAAGAAAAGTACTTCTTTTCTTCTGGACTTCTATAAGGTATCTACCTCTAGAGGGTTTTCGTGGTTTAGATTCTAGACTTTGCATCTCTAGAACCTCAGGGTCTTGTGAACAGTTGCCTTCTGCACAAACATGTCTCTACCTGTTGCGTGTTCCTCCTTATTTTAACAGGGTTATGATGCAAAATCAACTCGAAATGATTACCCAAGAACATATTGGTTGCAGCTTTGGTAACCTGTGA